GTGTAATGTAGCGACGGTTTTCTTTAAATTATCAATAAAATATTGTTCGCTCTTACCATATTTATATCGTTTGTTCTCGATATATCCATATTGTATAGGTAATGATAAATTCTTAATTTTTTTTGTTCTAAGTAAACCGCTAGTTACATAAATATCATGTTTTGAGTTAAATGCAGGTAAAAAGCAAACATAATTTTGATTGGCAACCAGTTTTTTTATCGCAGTAGTACTATTGCATCGAAATGAAAGTGTCTCAATTATTTTTGGAAAATATTCTTTTGGGAGATATTCAGCTTCATGAGCTAAAAATTCATCTCCGAATGCAGGGTAGGGTTGCAATAATACGTCTGACCATTCAATTTCATCTTGGTCATATAACGGGGAATGAGGTCCTACGTGAAGTATTAATTCATCGTCAAAAAGATGATTGAACTTCAGATCTTTTGTCAATAACTCAGAAACGAAAGTACCTATACCAATTTTGGCAAATCCTGCCGCAACCTGATTATAGATTAAGTAATCTTCCATAACATTAACAGAAAGTTTTAAAGGAATCTTTTCTTGCTTAGCATGTTCTAAACACTCAGGAATAAGCATTTCCGAGGCTGCAAATGTAGTAGCTAGTAAGACGCTATTGCCAAAAGGATCTACGTCAGATAATTGCTCAATTTCCTGAGCAAGTTCTAACATTTTCTCAACTTTACAATTAACCTCTTTTCCTAAATCAGTTGCAATTACTCCGTGGTTATTGCGATAAAAAAGTTCAATTCCAAGATCTTTTTCTAAACGATTTATTGCAGTGCTCAAAGTTGATTGTGAAATAAAATTTTTATCAGCAGCAATTGAAATTGAACCATATTTAATCACTTCGCGAAAATATTTCAAATCATCCAATCGCATACGATCCCTTCTTTCTATAGTTTTCTCTATTAATAAGATATAGGTGAAAAAGAGTCGTGTCAAGTTGTTAGAGACATACAACAGATCTTAAAAGAAAAGCATTTTAATCCCACTTAAAAAGATGACAATACAAACGATACGATGGAGGTGCGCTTCATTCATTTTTGAAACAAGCTTTTTAGCAATAAATAATCCGAAGATGGCGATAACAATGCCAAGGATGCCTATTTTTATCGAATCAACTGTGTACATTCCGCTTAATGCGCGCATGATTACATCGATGGTTATAGTAAATACCCCTAATATTTGAGTCGTTCCTAGATACGTTTCTTTTTTAGGGGTTGCAGTCAAAAAATAGGTGGCCATAATGGGACCGCCTACAGCAAAGAAACCATTTATGCCACCGCATAAGGTAGCAAATAAAATGAGATTTTTAGTATTAGGTGTTATTCTTATCTTTCTCTGAACAAAAAGTAAGTAAAACGCAATTAAAACAAAGATAATTCCCATCAGAATATACCAAATAGGAGAATCACCGAGTAATCGTAGAACAATAACACCAATAGAATCTGCAAGAATAAAAGTGACTACCCAAAGTGGAACAAATTTCCATTCAATGTGTTTTCTGTACAAGAAACTATTTGAATACAACACAAAGAGATATATAAATGACGCTAAGGCGATAGCTTCTGTATAGCCAAACAAATATGGAAAAATAATAAGAACAATCATAATAAATGCAAAGCCGCTAATGCCTTGGACAATAGCAGCAAGAAATACAATTAGAGAAAATAGTACCATACTAGCAAGAGACATTTGTAACCCCCTCATAAACTTTAAACAGGCTATTACACAAAGTTTGCGCAATAGCCTGTTTTTTTATTGAATTTTTTCACCAAGAATAACAGTGTGTATATTAGCGCTTTCGAATAAAGATTTAATTTCGTGTAATCGTTTGGTATCTGGTGGAGAAAAAACATCTCCTTCAGTACCGTATAAACTTCTATATTTCGAAACACCCAATTCGTGATAAGGGAGTAATGTGACGTCTTTTATATTATGCTTAGTGTAAAACTGATAGGTCATATTAATAACGTTTTCGGTGTCGTTTATTCCATGAATTAATGGCATTCTCATTTTGATTTTTTCAAGGATTTCTTTATTCGATGAAAGATGTTCTAGGTTTTTCAGTATGAGTTTATTTGAAACACCGGTCACTTTTCTGTGTACTTCATCAAGAATACATTTCATATCGAATAAAATATAATCCGCTTTTAGCGCCATATTATACAATTTATTCGTATCACCGTAACCACTTGTATCCAAAGCAACGCCAATATTTCTTTGTATGGCTTCATCTAAAAGAGCATTAGCAAATTCCGCCTGAGAGAGCAGTTCTCCTCCACTAATGGTCATTCCGCCTCCTGTGCGATTATAATAGCCGATGTCCTGCTCTACTATATCTAATATACTGGAAACCGCCATCTCTTTTCCAGTTGTACGGAGTGCCTCACTGTAACAGTTGTCCACACATTTAAAACAATGTAAACAACTCTTTTCATCAATAGCTATTCTTTCCTGAGTAAAATGAATAGCATTTTTAGGACATACATCCATACAAGAATGACATCCAATACATTTTTTTGCTGTAAAGATATGTTGCTTGTTAAAGGAGATTAATTCTGGATTGTGGCACCACATACATTTTAAAGGACAACCTTTTAAGAATACGGTTGTTCGAATGCCCGGACCATCTTCAGTTGAAAATTTTTGAATCCCCCCAACCATTCCGATTATATTATTCATGGAAAAACACCTCATTCTATTTATGCAAGATGAGCTGTTCGTTCAATAATAATATCCTGAACACCTTTATCAAGTTCGGTAAAATATGCCATATACCCTGCAACGCGGACTACTAAATCACGATAATTTTCGGGATCTATTTGTGCTTTTCTGAGAGTTTCGTCATCAACAACATTAATTTGAATGTGTTGTCCGCCGGTTTCAATGAAATTTTTAACAACGCCTTCAATGATATCTAAACCTTTTTCTCCTTCAACACCTCTAGGATCAAATCTTAGATTATACAGAACGCCGCCAACAACATGCTTCTGATCTGTTTTTGCAACAGAATTTGCAGATGCCGTAGGACCACTTGTGTCGCGACCCATGCTAGGTGAGCCATTGTCGCTTAGAGCGGTGAACGCTTTACGCCCATCAGGGGTTGCACCAACTTGTTCGCCGAAAGGCACGTTATATGTTTGTGATTGATTGCCAGGAGAGAAAACCCCGCCACGAGCATCTGGTAATAATCTCATAAAATCACAAGATGAATTCACGATATCAGCGTAAATGGAATCGACTTCCTGAATATCATTCCCAAATTTAGGTGGTTTATTAACCAGATATTGTCGCATTCGTTCATTGCCTTCAAAATTCTCTTGGCACATTTGCAATAACTCATCTAAAGTCATTACTTTTTCTTTATTAACAGCGTAGTCGATAGCAACGATACTATCTGCTGTAGTCGCTGGACCAGTAAAGAAAGTATTAACATAACAATAATCAGGTCCGCCTTCTTGAATGGAGCAACCTTTTTCTATACATCCATCCAAAAGAGAGGATTGGAAAACACCTGGCAAAATAGTTGCAACCATAGATTGGGTGCAGCGATAGGCTAGTGTCATCTTTTTCCAAAAATATTTAATTTGTTTTTTTGTTGCATCTGCATAATCTTGAGCACACTTGAAATCATGCGGATCACCAGTTTTTAACCCAATTTCTTTTCCGCTAACTGGATCGACACCATTATGCAATGCGATTTCTAGACATTTAGGGCCATTTAGATATCCACCAACAGGACTACCATCAACACCACCGCCACCTGGATGAGGTTCAATACAACCAATTATAATCCAGTTTTTAGCTTCTTCTGCTGTGCCACCTTTTAGTTTTACCATTTCTTCAGCAACTTTATCGCCGAAGAAGGCTGGATTAGCTTGACCTTCTTGAACCATTTTTAATGCTTTACGCATAACTATTTCAGATGTTTCTTCAAAGACGCGTAAGGCAATAGCAGGTTGAGATAATTTAATATATGATGCAGCATCAAGAACTAATTCGGATAAACGATTGCAAGCATCTTTTCCATCGGTTGTTTGACCACCAATCATTAGAATTTGCCATTGAGGATAACCAGCAACAGCCTTGCTAAAGTAATTATTTCTTAGCGTAACAACAGTACTTACTTTAATAAACAACATTTGTAGCAGTTCAATAACATCTTCGTCGGTAATGATACCAGCCTCGATATCGTGTTTGTAATATTTATACATGTTGATATCAAAGCGACCCAAGCCAGTTGCTGGAGCATTAGATTCAATTTGAATAAGTAAGTGGATAAACCACTGAAATTGAACAGCTTCTCTAAAAGAGCGTGGCGGATTTGCTGGCACATGTTGACAAATATCTGCGATTAAAAGCAATTCGTTTTTCCGTTTTTCATCTGTTTCTTGAAGTGCTAATTCTGTTGCTTTTTGTGCGTATCGATTAGCATAATCAATAGCTGCTTTTAAAACGATAATAGTTGCTCGCCAGTAATCTACTTTTGATTGCTTTTCAACAGTCATCCCGGATGCATAAGCTTCCTGAATAAGTTTTTCACACCATTCTATATGATGATTGAAACCATGTTCTAGTAATCGTGGATAGTTTGGATGTACGTGACCAGAAATTGTAATCTTACCGGCTGTCATGAAAATGCCGAGTTCTTCCATTTCTTTATATTCGTCAGGCATTTCTCTATCCATAATATCTTCTGAGGATCTACCATCCCATTTATCAAGATAAGAACGCATGACTTCAATATCTTCTTTATCAACTAAAAAAGGATCACAAGGTCTTGTAGAAAATGTAGGTAACTGCTCTTTTAACCATAATTTTCCGCTTTGGTATTCTGGGAAGATTAAAGCAGAACGGAATTTTTCAGACAAGGTTCCTACGAGCATTTCGCCAGGATATATAATAATTTCTTTATGCGCGAGCACATATTCTAAAATATGTGCCCGATAAATTGGAATTGCTTCTCCAGAATATCTTTCAGCTGCTTCTGTAGCCAGTATTAAACGCTCCGAACTAACATACGGTGGTTCTTGCAATAGAAGCTTTTTTAAATGTTCAACTCTTGTATTCATAATTATTCACCTCATCGTTCTTCAAAGAAATTTATTTGCGAGTAGGTGCTATTACAGCGCTCTTGTATTCTTTTTTGCAAATAAATTTAAACTGAATGTTTTTGGCCCAAGGGCTCCAATCATCTTCATCACAATTAGCATACCAATAGTTGTAACAGCAACAAAAATGAGTAATGTATTAATAGACATTGTTCCACCAGCAATGCCAAACATAATGGACGCAGGCCAAGTCATATATATTAATTCAATCCAAGTCATTAAGCCCATTTCAACAGGTGTTGGGGATTGTAATTTTGGATCGATGATACGAATCAAGGCAATGCCACTAGGCGCGGTGCCACAACAAGTCCCGATTAACCCAAGAGTTCTTTCAAAATCATATTCAGAACCTAAACGTTGACCAAGGAAAATGCAAACTGCAGCGGTCATTAATGCAACGATAACAATTTCTATTAATAGTGGAACAATCCATTTTTGAACGGTTGCGAACTGAACTGCCATAAATGCAAATACAACAAGAAAATCGGACAAAAAGCCAGTAATCTTGGACTGTAAAGTATTATTAAGGAGATAGTCAATTTTTAATTTTTTAAGTACAAACTTGACAACATAAGCCATTAAAAGACCATACATAAAAGTAAGACCGCCTAGCGTAACGCCAATATTGCCAGGCAACATGCCTAATAATTTGTTAATCTGTTCTGCTACAAGGAAAATAAGCATCATTAATCCAATATGGAAAGTAAATGTTTCTAAACTACCAGAGTAGGTTGTTGCTGTCCCAAGTGATTCCTTCTGTTCATCTGCTTT
This window of the Peptococcus niger genome carries:
- a CDS encoding LysR family transcriptional regulator, whose translation is MRLDDLKYFREVIKYGSISIAADKNFISQSTLSTAINRLEKDLGIELFYRNNHGVIATDLGKEVNCKVEKMLELAQEIEQLSDVDPFGNSVLLATTFAASEMLIPECLEHAKQEKIPLKLSVNVMEDYLIYNQVAAGFAKIGIGTFVSELLTKDLKFNHLFDDELILHVGPHSPLYDQDEIEWSDVLLQPYPAFGDEFLAHEAEYLPKEYFPKIIETLSFRCNSTTAIKKLVANQNYVCFLPAFNSKHDIYVTSGLLRTKKIKNLSLPIQYGYIENKRYKYGKSEQYFIDNLKKTVATLHLGESNGKNNW
- a CDS encoding sulfite exporter TauE/SafE family protein, translated to MSLASMVLFSLIVFLAAIVQGISGFAFIMIVLIIFPYLFGYTEAIALASFIYLFVLYSNSFLYRKHIEWKFVPLWVVTFILADSIGVIVLRLLGDSPIWYILMGIIFVLIAFYLLFVQRKIRITPNTKNLILFATLCGGINGFFAVGGPIMATYFLTATPKKETYLGTTQILGVFTITIDVIMRALSGMYTVDSIKIGILGIVIAIFGLFIAKKLVSKMNEAHLHRIVCIVIFLSGIKMLFF
- a CDS encoding glycyl-radical enzyme activating protein produces the protein MNNIIGMVGGIQKFSTEDGPGIRTTVFLKGCPLKCMWCHNPELISFNKQHIFTAKKCIGCHSCMDVCPKNAIHFTQERIAIDEKSCLHCFKCVDNCYSEALRTTGKEMAVSSILDIVEQDIGYYNRTGGGMTISGGELLSQAEFANALLDEAIQRNIGVALDTSGYGDTNKLYNMALKADYILFDMKCILDEVHRKVTGVSNKLILKNLEHLSSNKEILEKIKMRMPLIHGINDTENVINMTYQFYTKHNIKDVTLLPYHELGVSKYRSLYGTEGDVFSPPDTKRLHEIKSLFESANIHTVILGEKIQ
- a CDS encoding glycyl radical protein, which translates into the protein MNTRVEHLKKLLLQEPPYVSSERLILATEAAERYSGEAIPIYRAHILEYVLAHKEIIIYPGEMLVGTLSEKFRSALIFPEYQSGKLWLKEQLPTFSTRPCDPFLVDKEDIEVMRSYLDKWDGRSSEDIMDREMPDEYKEMEELGIFMTAGKITISGHVHPNYPRLLEHGFNHHIEWCEKLIQEAYASGMTVEKQSKVDYWRATIIVLKAAIDYANRYAQKATELALQETDEKRKNELLLIADICQHVPANPPRSFREAVQFQWFIHLLIQIESNAPATGLGRFDINMYKYYKHDIEAGIITDEDVIELLQMLFIKVSTVVTLRNNYFSKAVAGYPQWQILMIGGQTTDGKDACNRLSELVLDAASYIKLSQPAIALRVFEETSEIVMRKALKMVQEGQANPAFFGDKVAEEMVKLKGGTAEEAKNWIIIGCIEPHPGGGGVDGSPVGGYLNGPKCLEIALHNGVDPVSGKEIGLKTGDPHDFKCAQDYADATKKQIKYFWKKMTLAYRCTQSMVATILPGVFQSSLLDGCIEKGCSIQEGGPDYCYVNTFFTGPATTADSIVAIDYAVNKEKVMTLDELLQMCQENFEGNERMRQYLVNKPPKFGNDIQEVDSIYADIVNSSCDFMRLLPDARGGVFSPGNQSQTYNVPFGEQVGATPDGRKAFTALSDNGSPSMGRDTSGPTASANSVAKTDQKHVVGGVLYNLRFDPRGVEGEKGLDIIEGVVKNFIETGGQHIQINVVDDETLRKAQIDPENYRDLVVRVAGYMAYFTELDKGVQDIIIERTAHLA
- a CDS encoding sodium/glutamate symporter, which encodes MELIIAFALGSVFIFTGMFLRSKIKLFKNMYVPATVIAGILGCIFINVASSDYTFGIDQSYYANIVGYMFILSFISIGLSSAGESAPRSREEKAKGAKNLIIGSIGMGCIWNILYGLSAVVGFGILYVVGQPFGINPRYGLMIPWGFCEGPGLAVSFGSIFEDLGLENAVSVALTFAATGFLSAFLLGVPIAKFGIKKGLGKYFGKADEAVARGYYKADEQKESLGTATTYSGSLETFTFHIGLMMLIFLVAEQINKLLGMLPGNIGVTLGGLTFMYGLLMAYVVKFVLKKLKIDYLLNNTLQSKITGFLSDFLVVFAFMAVQFATVQKWIVPLLIEIVIVALMTAAVCIFLGQRLGSEYDFERTLGLIGTCCGTAPSGIALIRIIDPKLQSPTPVEMGLMTWIELIYMTWPASIMFGIAGGTMSINTLLIFVAVTTIGMLIVMKMIGALGPKTFSLNLFAKKNTRAL